TCAGTGGATCAGCGAAGAGGAGATCAGAGCGGTGACGCAGGTCCTCAGGGGGGACTGGCTCACCCAGGGACCTGCGGTGGAGGCCTTCGAGGCGGCGGTAGCCCTGGCTGCGGGGGCGCGACATGCCGTGGCCTTTTCCAGCGGCACGGCGGCCCTGCACGGGGCTTACTTCGCCGCCGGGGTGGGGCCTGGGGACGAGGTGCTGACCTCGCCCCTCACCTTCGTGGCCACCGCCAACGCGGCCCTCTACCTGGGGGGAGAGGCCCGGTTCGCGGACATCGATCCGGCCACGGGGTGTCTGGATCCCCGGAAGGTTCGAGAGGCCCTTTCGCCTCGGACACGAGTGATCGCCCCGGTGAGCTATGCGGGCTACCCCGCCCCGATGGGGGAGTTCCTGTCCCTGGCCCGAGAGGTGGGGGCTCTGGTGGTGGAGGATGCCAGCCATGCCCTGGGGGGAACCCGGGACGGGCGCCCCGTGGGGGCGGAGGCGGACCTGACGGTCTTCAGCTTCCACCCGGTGAAGCACGTCACCACCGGGGAGGGCGGCATGGTGACCACGGATCGGGACGACCTGGCAGCCCGGCTTCGGCGCTTCCGTTCCCACGGCATCGAAAAGGCTCCGGAAGCGTTGGAGGGCCCCTGCGAAGGTCCCTGGTACTACGAGATGCAGGACCTGGGGTACAACTACCGACTCACGGACCTCCAGTGCGCCCTGGGGCTGGGCCAGATGGGGCGTCTTGAGGGATTCGTGGCCCGGCGTCGGGAACTGGCGGCCCGGTACGACGAGGCTTTCGGCTCCGTACCGGGGGTGCAGCTGCCCCCCCGCCACCCCGGGCATGCCTACCACCTCTACCCCCTTCGGGTGGAGCCCGCCTGGAGACGAGCCCTCTTCGAGGGGCTGCGTCGCCGGGAGCTGGGGGTGCAGGTGCACTACATTCCCGTGCCCGCTCACCCCTTCTACCGGAAGCGCTATGGACTCGCCCTCGGGAGTTTCCCTCAAGCGGAGCGGTTCTACGCTTCGGAGATCTCCATTCCCCTGTACCCCGCCCTTTCGGACCCGCAACAGGACGACGTGATCCGCCGGATTCAGGAGGGGTTGAGGGAAGCCCAGGCTGACAGAAAGAGAATGTGGCTGAAGACGGGGGGATAAATCGATGTACTTTTTCTATTTTGATGAATCAGGATCAAGGGATCCTTCTGTTGGGACTCGGGAAAACCCCAAGGATCACATTTACGTGTTATGCGCCGTGGGCATGTTTGAGGCGCAATGGGTTAAATTTGATAAAACCATCTCGAGTTTGAAGATTGCATTGGGCAGGAAGTGCAAGCAGCCGCAGCAAAAAGATTTCCAGCTCGCAGAATGTGAAGTGAAGTCAAATTGGATCCGAAGTCCCAAAGCCAGGCTTGAAAGTAGCCCATTCCTCTGTGCATTGCACGACGAAGACAGAGAAAGGCTGGTAGGGTGTTACTATGAACAAATAAAGAGGTGTAACTTGGTTTTGTTTGCTAGTGTTATAGATAAAAGATACCTATGGGACTATATGACTCACGAGTTACTGCACAAGAAGGCTTATGAATTTTTGTTAGAACGCATAGAACAGTTCATGAAGGAATATCATTCAAAGCACAACGCTCTGATCGTTATGGATGACACGAGTAAGGAGTTGAATCGAGCAGTGGCAATGAAACATGCTTATTTTCTCCATAAAGGCAACGAAAATCTTGAGTTTAGACATATTGTTGAATATCCCTTTTTTACAAGAAGCGAATTATCCAATGGCGTGCAACTCGCAGATTTGTTGGCGTATAATATTTACCGAGCCTTTCGTCAGGAGGATTTCGCCTATCCCTATTTTTCGGAGATGCTACCCTACATTTACCGACGCCGTGGCGCTGATTTTTTGGATGGGTTGAAAGTTTGGCCAGAAGGATCTCCCCTTGTGGGGGAAGCTCGGGCCTGGGGAAGAATTTCAAACCACTAAAAAGCCCCCCCGTACGGGAGGGCCCGTGATGTCGGGCTGGGGTGTCCATATCGAGCTCACAAGGAGCACCCGACGCCTTCATTATCGGTGCGATAGCTCTCTCGGTCAAGGGAGTCTCGGATAGATTGCAGAAAAGGATGGAGTCGCACGGATGCTTCCCGCGTTGCTCGGGAGAATGAAGGAGGATGATTCATGCGGCGCGTTCCCTGGTGGCTCTGGGGGCTGGTTTTCGTCCTGGCCTTCGGAGGGTGCGGACGAGGATGTCTGTGGGGGCCCGGGATGATGATGGCTCCGGGGATGGGGCGTTCCTTCGGGCGCTTCGGGCCTCTGCCCGCCATGGTGGCCCTGGGGGTGGGGGCGGTGGTCCTGGGGGTGGGGCTCTGGTGGCTCCTGGAGCGGACCTTCTGGCACAAGTACTTCCCTACCCAGACGCCTCCGCCTCCCATGAAGACCCCGTCCGGGGCCGTTCCCCCGCCCCCGCCGCCCAAGGCGGTTTCCCCGACGGCGGAGGGGGGAGAAGAAAAGCCTGGCCCGGAGGGACCCGACTAGGTCAGCTCGTGGTACCCTGCCACGTCGATGGAGTGTTCCGCCGCCAGGCGTTCCACGTCCCCCCGGCGGTCGCAGGGGTAGCGGCAGGCCAGTCCGCAGCTGGAGGAGAGTTTGCGGGGGACCGGGACGATGCGTACCGCCAGCCCCTCCTTGCGGCAGGTCTTCTCGAAGAGCAGGGCCATGTGGGTGGTCTCGAAGGTGGCAAGGCATTCCATGGGAAGCAGGACCTCCTTGTGGGTGGATGAGGGGCTCCGGCAGAAACGAGAGGAGAGGGTGGGCTCCCGATCCGCAATTATACCTGTGGACGCGGGGATGGGAGAACGTTAGAATGGCACGGCGTAAGGAACCAAACCCAAAGGAGGTTTTCGTGATTATGTCCAAGTCCCGTCGTGTGGTCGGTGCGCTGCTTGCTTCCGTGTTTCTCCTGGTGTCCCTGGCCGGGGTCGCCCTCGCGAACGAGAAGGTAGCGGTCATCAACCCTCAGCAGGTCATGTTCCAGCACCCGAAGTTCGAGCAGACCCAGAAGCAGATCAAGGCCGTGATGGACAAGAAGCAAAACGAGGCCAAGGCGGCCATCGACAAGGAAAAGGACAACAACAAGAAGGCCCAGATCTTCCAGGCGAAGCGGCAGGAAGCGGCGGTGGAGGAGAAGAAGCTCATGGATCCCCTCTTCAAGGACATCGACATGGCCATCCGCTCGGTCTGCAAGGCCAAGGCGGTCACCGTGGTGGTGGACAAGAACGCGGTGTTCTTCGGCGGTCTGGACATCACCGACGACGTGGTGCAGGAGCTGAAGAAGAAGAACGCGGGCAATTAGCCCGGGTTTCCCGGTTTCCCCGGTGGGAGAAGAAAAGGGAGAGGGCCGCGGGTTCCGCGGCCCTCTCCCTTTTCTTTGGGTGTCGTGCTTGGGGTTTTAAGGGCTACTTCTTCTTTCCCCCCAGGTATGCGGCCTCGATCTCCGGGTTGTGGAGGAGTTCCTGGGAGGGTCCCTCCATGAGGAGGTGCCCCGTCTGGATGACGTAGGCCCGGTGGGAGAGCATGAGGGCCTGCTTGGCGTTCTGCTCCACGATGAGGATGGTGAGGCCCATCTCCTGGTTCACCCGTTTGAGTTCCTTGAAGATCTCCTTGATGATGATGGGCGCCAGGCCCAGGGAGGGTTCGTCCAGCAGCAGCACCCGGGGGCGAGCCATGAGGGCCCGGCCGATGGCCAGCATCTGCTGCTCCCCCCCCGAGAGGGTCCCGGCGTACTGGTCCTTCCGCTCCTCCAGGCGCGGGAAGAGGTCGTAGACCTTCCGCAGGTCTCCCTGGATGTCCGTCTCCGACTTCTGGGGGAACGCCCCCATGCGGAGGTTCTCGTACGTCGTCAGGGGGGCGAAGACCTTTCGTCCCTCCGGGGAGATGGATACCCCCGCATTGACCACCTGGAAGCTCTTGGTGGGAAGGGGACGCCCCTCCAGGAACACCTCGCCCCCCGCCCGGGGGACGCTGCCCATCACCGCGTTCATCAGGGTGGACTTTCCCGCTCCGTTGGCCCCGATGACCGCCACGATCTCTCCGGCGTACACGTCCAGGTCCAGTCCCTGCAGGGCCTTGATGGCCCCGTAGTTCACCACCAGGTTCCGCACCGAAAGGAGGGGGGTTCTTTCCTGCGACATGGGTCTAGTCCTCCTCTCCCAGGTAGGCCTTGAGGACCTCCGGGTGGCTCTGGATGTCCTCCGGGCCCCCCTCGGCGATCAGGGCGCCGAAGTTCATGCAGACGATGTGGGGGCAGATGGCCATCACCAGCTCCATGTGGTGTTCGATCACCAGGATGGTGAGCTTGAAGTCCCGGTGGATCCCCAGGATCAGGTCGTTGAGCTGTTCCACTTCCTCCGGGTTCATCCCCGCGGCGGGTTCGTCCAGAAGGAGCAGCTCCGGCTGGAGGGACAGGGCCCGGGCGATCTCCAGACGCCGCTGGAGGCCGTAGGGCAGGGTGCCCGCCGCCTGTTCGGCCCGGTCCGCCAGGCCCACCCGCTCCAGGAGTTCCATGCTATGGGTCCGGTTGGCCTTCTCCCGGCTCCCCCAGCGCCCCAGGTGGGTGCAGGCCTCGAAGAAGCCGTAGGGGTGGTGCTGCTGGCAGGCGGTCATGACGTTGTCCAGCACCGAGGAGGTGGGGAAGAGGCGCAGGTTCTGGAAGGTGCGGGCGATGCCCTTGCGGATCACCTCGTAGGTCTTCAGGGGGGTGATGTCCTCCCCCTTGAAGTGCACCTTTCCGTCGGAGACGTCGTAGACCCCCGTGATGAGGTTGAAGATGGTGGTCTTTCCCGCCCCGTTGGGGCCGATGAGCCCCGCCAGTTCCCCCTCCTGGAGGGAGAAGGTCATGTCCCGCACGGCCTGCACGCCCCCGAAGGCTTTCCCCACTCCGGTCAGTTCCAGCACCGCAGCCATGCGCTCACCTCCCCTCTCCTGCAGTGGTTTGTTCCGTGGACTGTTTCTTGCGCCCTCCGAAGATGTGGGCGAAGAACTTGCGGTTCAGCTCGTACTGCCCCATGAGTCCCTCAGGGCGGACCACCATGATGACCACCAGCACGAGGCCGTAGATCAGCATGCGGTACTGGGAGATGGGACGGAACAGCTCCGTCACCAGGGTGATGATCACCGTGCCCAGAAGGCATCCGCTCATGGAGCCCAGGCCTCCGAACACCACCACCGCCGTCAGCTCCGTGGACTTGTTCATGTCGAACATCACGGGCTGGATGAAGGACATGAACCCCGCCAGCAGGCCCCCCGCCACGCCGCAGTAGAAGGCGGAGATGGCCAGGGAGAAGACCCGGTAGTTGGCGGTGTGGAAGCCCAGGAGGGACGCGGCCAGGTAGTCGTCCCGGCAGGCCTTGAAGGCCCGGCCGAAGTTGCCGTTGATGAGCAGGAACATGGCGGCGGACATAACCACCAGGCAGCCCACCGCTACGGGCAGGGTGGTGAAGGCGTCGATGCCCGGATAGCCTCGGGCGCCCCGGGTGACGGACTGCCAGTTTTCGATGATGAGCCGGATGGCTTCCCCCAGGCCGATGGAGGCGATGGCGTAGTAGTCCCCCATGAGTTTCAGGGTGGGGATGCCGATGAGGTAGGCCAGCACCATGGCCACGATGCCCGCCAGGATCAGGGCGGCGAACCAGGGCAGACCGTACTCCACCGTGAGGATGGCCACCGTGTAGGCTCCCAGGGCCATGTACCCCGCGTGTCCGAGGCTGAAGATCCCCGTGAAGCCCGTGAGGAGGGAGATCCCCAGGGCGGCGATGCAGTTGATGCACAGCAGGATGACGATGCCTTCTCCGTAACCTCCCATGTCAGGGCACCTACACTTTCTCGCCCACGGACTTGCCGAAGAGTCCCGTGGGGCTGATCAGGAGGGTGACGATGAGGAGGGCGAAGACCACCAGGTCCCGGAACTGGCTGGAGATGAACCCGGCGGTGAGCATCTCCGCCAGGCCCAGGATGATGCTTCCCACCACCGCCCCGGGAAGGGAACCCAGGCCCCCGATCACCGCCGCCACGAAGGCTTTGATGGTGATCATCCCCAGCTGGGGGTACAGGGTATAGCGCACGGAGAGAAAGATGCCCCCCACCGCTGCCAGAAGCCCCGCCACGAAGAAGACGATGGAGATGAGGAGGTTCACGTTCACCCCCATGAGCCCGGCGGTGCGGAGGTTGTAGGACGCCGCCCGGATGGCCAGGCCCCACTTGGTCTTCACCAGGAAGAGCTGGAGCCCCACCAGGCAGACCACCGAGGTGACCAGGGAGAGGAGGTCGAAGGCGCTGGTGGTGGCCAGGCCGAAGAGGCTCACCGGGTCCGTGGGGATCACCGGAGGCAGGGCGCGGAAGCGGCCCCCCACGGTGACCACGAAGAGGTTCTCGATGACGATGCTCATGCCCATGGAAGCGATGAGGAGGTACAGGGTGACGTTGGTGCGTTCCCGGATGGGTTTGTAGGCCAGGCGCTCCGTCAGGATGGCGGAGACCCCCCCGGCCAGGAGGGAGAGGACGGCGGCCACCCAGATGTTGGTGCCCATGGCCTTGAGGGCGTAGTAGCAGGCGTATCCGCCGATGACCAGGAAGCCCCCGTGGGCGAAGTTGGAGAACAGAAGGATGGAATAGACCAGAGAGTATCCCACGGCGATGAGGGCGTAGACGGAACCGAGGGAGAGACCGTTGATGACCTGCTGGATTATCGTGTCCATCCAGGCCACCTCACTTTGTGGTTGAAGCGCGTTTCGGGCACCGAAGACCACCTCCGAATCGGACTATGCGCTCTGCCGTGGAGACAGGCACAAAGGAAATTGTACCAGAAGGGAAGTTTATTTTGCACGGCGAAAACCGGGGGGAAGCGAAGCAGGGAAACGAAGGCGAAGACTCTCCATATTCGAAAAAATCAAGGCATATGCCCGATGCAGCAGGGATTAACGGGGGCGTTGCCCCGGGGGATCCGGGGAACACCGGGTTGATTCCAGGAATTGCCATGCAAATTCGCAAAACGGCAAGGAACGCACCCTATTGCATCACCGGTTTCCTTTGAGGCCGCAGCCGTGGTCTTTGCTACAATCGGGACGAAAGGACGGTGGTCCCGATGGCGGAAGCGCTGCGTTGGTCCGTGGAATCCCTGGAGATCCCCGAGGGATGCAACCTGGTTCTGGGGCAGAGTCACTTCATCAAGACCGTGGAGGATCTTTACGAGGCCCTGGTCACCTCTTCCCCTTCCCTGGAGTTCGGCATCGCCTTCTGCGAGGCTTCCGGGGACTGCCTGATCCGCCGGGACGGCAACGCGCCGGACCTGGTGCAGGCTGCGGTGGAAAACGCCCGGCGGGTGAACGCGGGGCACGTGTTCGTGGTGCTGCTGCGAAACGGATACCCCATCAACGTGCTGGACCGGATCAAAAGGGTTCAAGAGGTGTGCCGGGTCTTCGCCGCCACCGCCAATCCCCTCCAGGTCCTGGTGGCCCAGACGGAGCAGGGCCGGGGCGTGGCGGGGGTGGTGGACGGGTTTCCCACCCTGGGGGTGGAGACGGAGGAGGATGCGGCGGGACGCCGACATCTGCTCCGGGAGATCATCGGCTACAAGCGCTGACCCCGACGCCCCGCCCAGAACCCCGCAAGGCAGAACGCTCCCGACAGGGCGAGCCCCAGGAAGAGGGGCTCGCCCTGTTGTCCTGTCAGGGGCCAGAGGAGGGTGCCCCCCAGCCCGGCCAGGGCAGAGGCCAGGGCCCAGGGTGGGGGAAGGCGCCCCGGGGCCAGGACCCCCAGGACCAGGGGGAAGAAGGTCCCCGCCCCCCGGAGACCCATGCTCAAATAGCTCCACTGAAGGATCAGGGAGCCTCCGCTTCGCGCCCCCAGGGCGGCGGCGGCGGCCACCACCCCCAGAACGGAGAGGCGCAGGGCCCGAATCTCCCCTCGCCCGTCCGCTCCCTTCCCGTTCCACCCCAGGGCGGGGAGGAGGTCCCGGGCCAGATTGGTTCCCATGCCCAGGGAGAGCCCCGCCGCGCAGCCCACCACGGTGATGAACAGGATCCCCCAGAGCAGCCCCGCCACGCCGGGGGAAAAGGAGTGGAGCAGAAACCAGGGCAGGGCTAGGGCCGG
The sequence above is drawn from the Aminomonas paucivorans DSM 12260 genome and encodes:
- the pseC gene encoding UDP-4-amino-4,6-dideoxy-N-acetyl-beta-L-altrosamine transaminase encodes the protein MNNFIPYGHQWISEEEIRAVTQVLRGDWLTQGPAVEAFEAAVALAAGARHAVAFSSGTAALHGAYFAAGVGPGDEVLTSPLTFVATANAALYLGGEARFADIDPATGCLDPRKVREALSPRTRVIAPVSYAGYPAPMGEFLSLAREVGALVVEDASHALGGTRDGRPVGAEADLTVFSFHPVKHVTTGEGGMVTTDRDDLAARLRRFRSHGIEKAPEALEGPCEGPWYYEMQDLGYNYRLTDLQCALGLGQMGRLEGFVARRRELAARYDEAFGSVPGVQLPPRHPGHAYHLYPLRVEPAWRRALFEGLRRRELGVQVHYIPVPAHPFYRKRYGLALGSFPQAERFYASEISIPLYPALSDPQQDDVIRRIQEGLREAQADRKRMWLKTGG
- a CDS encoding DUF3800 domain-containing protein, whose protein sequence is MYFFYFDESGSRDPSVGTRENPKDHIYVLCAVGMFEAQWVKFDKTISSLKIALGRKCKQPQQKDFQLAECEVKSNWIRSPKARLESSPFLCALHDEDRERLVGCYYEQIKRCNLVLFASVIDKRYLWDYMTHELLHKKAYEFLLERIEQFMKEYHSKHNALIVMDDTSKELNRAVAMKHAYFLHKGNENLEFRHIVEYPFFTRSELSNGVQLADLLAYNIYRAFRQEDFAYPYFSEMLPYIYRRRGADFLDGLKVWPEGSPLVGEARAWGRISNH
- a CDS encoding DUF3343 domain-containing protein → MECLATFETTHMALLFEKTCRKEGLAVRIVPVPRKLSSSCGLACRYPCDRRGDVERLAAEHSIDVAGYHELT
- a CDS encoding OmpH family outer membrane protein, which gives rise to MSKSRRVVGALLASVFLLVSLAGVALANEKVAVINPQQVMFQHPKFEQTQKQIKAVMDKKQNEAKAAIDKEKDNNKKAQIFQAKRQEAAVEEKKLMDPLFKDIDMAIRSVCKAKAVTVVVDKNAVFFGGLDITDDVVQELKKKNAGN
- a CDS encoding ABC transporter ATP-binding protein, whose translation is MSQERTPLLSVRNLVVNYGAIKALQGLDLDVYAGEIVAVIGANGAGKSTLMNAVMGSVPRAGGEVFLEGRPLPTKSFQVVNAGVSISPEGRKVFAPLTTYENLRMGAFPQKSETDIQGDLRKVYDLFPRLEERKDQYAGTLSGGEQQMLAIGRALMARPRVLLLDEPSLGLAPIIIKEIFKELKRVNQEMGLTILIVEQNAKQALMLSHRAYVIQTGHLLMEGPSQELLHNPEIEAAYLGGKKK
- a CDS encoding ABC transporter ATP-binding protein; amino-acid sequence: MAAVLELTGVGKAFGGVQAVRDMTFSLQEGELAGLIGPNGAGKTTIFNLITGVYDVSDGKVHFKGEDITPLKTYEVIRKGIARTFQNLRLFPTSSVLDNVMTACQQHHPYGFFEACTHLGRWGSREKANRTHSMELLERVGLADRAEQAAGTLPYGLQRRLEIARALSLQPELLLLDEPAAGMNPEEVEQLNDLILGIHRDFKLTILVIEHHMELVMAICPHIVCMNFGALIAEGGPEDIQSHPEVLKAYLGEED
- a CDS encoding branched-chain amino acid ABC transporter permease produces the protein MGGYGEGIVILLCINCIAALGISLLTGFTGIFSLGHAGYMALGAYTVAILTVEYGLPWFAALILAGIVAMVLAYLIGIPTLKLMGDYYAIASIGLGEAIRLIIENWQSVTRGARGYPGIDAFTTLPVAVGCLVVMSAAMFLLINGNFGRAFKACRDDYLAASLLGFHTANYRVFSLAISAFYCGVAGGLLAGFMSFIQPVMFDMNKSTELTAVVVFGGLGSMSGCLLGTVIITLVTELFRPISQYRMLIYGLVLVVIMVVRPEGLMGQYELNRKFFAHIFGGRKKQSTEQTTAGEGR
- a CDS encoding branched-chain amino acid ABC transporter permease is translated as MDTIIQQVINGLSLGSVYALIAVGYSLVYSILLFSNFAHGGFLVIGGYACYYALKAMGTNIWVAAVLSLLAGGVSAILTERLAYKPIRERTNVTLYLLIASMGMSIVIENLFVVTVGGRFRALPPVIPTDPVSLFGLATTSAFDLLSLVTSVVCLVGLQLFLVKTKWGLAIRAASYNLRTAGLMGVNVNLLISIVFFVAGLLAAVGGIFLSVRYTLYPQLGMITIKAFVAAVIGGLGSLPGAVVGSIILGLAEMLTAGFISSQFRDLVVFALLIVTLLISPTGLFGKSVGEKV
- a CDS encoding adenosine-specific kinase, coding for MAEALRWSVESLEIPEGCNLVLGQSHFIKTVEDLYEALVTSSPSLEFGIAFCEASGDCLIRRDGNAPDLVQAAVENARRVNAGHVFVVLLRNGYPINVLDRIKRVQEVCRVFAATANPLQVLVAQTEQGRGVAGVVDGFPTLGVETEEDAAGRRHLLREIIGYKR